One window of Equus quagga isolate Etosha38 chromosome 4, UCLA_HA_Equagga_1.0, whole genome shotgun sequence genomic DNA carries:
- the PHOSPHO2 gene encoding pyridoxal phosphate phosphatase PHOSPHO2: MKILLVFDFDHTIIDDNSDTRIVQCAPEKKLPIELQDSYEKGFWTKFMGRVFKYLGDEGVTEDEMKRAVTSMPLTPGMVELLNFIRKNKDKFECIIISDSNSVFINWVLEATNFRDVFDKVFTNPAAFDSNGLLTVENYHTHSCNRCPKNLCKNVVLVEFVDKQLQQGVNYARIVYIGDGGNDVCPVMFLKKNDVAMPRKGYTLQKTLSRMSQNLEPTESSVVVWSSGVEIISHLLFLIKE; encoded by the coding sequence ATGAAAATTTTGCTGGTTTTTGACTTTGACCATACAATCATAGATGACAATAGTGACACCAGGATTGTACAATGTGCTCCAGAGAAAAAGCTTCCTATCGAACTACAAGATTCTTATGAAAAGGGATTTTGGACAAAATTTATGGGCAGAGTCTTTAAGTATTTGGGAGATGAAGGTGTAacagaagatgaaatgaaaagagcAGTGACATCAATGCCTCTCACTCCAGGGATGGTGgaacttttaaactttataagAAAGAACAAGGATAAATTTGAGTGCATTATTATTTCAGATTCAAATTCAGTCTTCATAAATTGGGTTTTAGAAGCTACCAATTTTCGAGATGTGTTTGATAAAGTATTTACAAATCCAGCAGCTTTTGATAGCAATGGTCTTCTCACTGTGGAAAATTATCATACTCATTCTTGTAATAGATGCccaaaaaatctttgcaaaaatgtAGTTTTGGTAGAATTTGTAGATAAACAGTTACAGCAGGGAGTGAATTATGCACGAATTGTTTATATAGGTGATGGTGGAAATGACGTCTGTCcagtaatgtttttaaagaagaatgatgTTGCCATGCCACGGAAAGGATATACTTTACAGAAAACTCTTTCCAGAATGTCTCAAAATCTTGAGCCTACAGAATCTTCTGTTGTAGTTTGGTCTTCAGGTGttgaaataatttctcatttactatttctaataaaGGAGTAA
- the KLHL23 gene encoding kelch-like protein 23, whose protein sequence is MALKGQEDYIYLFKDSAHPVDFLDAFRTFYLDGLFTDITLQCPSGIIFHCHRAVLAACSNYFKAMFTADMKEKFKNKIKISGIHHDILEGLVNYAYTSQIEITKRNVQSLLEAADLLQFLSVKKACEQFLVRHLDIDNCIGMHSFAEFHVCPELEKESRRILCSRFKEVWQQEEFLEISLEKFLFILSRKNLSVWKEEAIIEPVIKWTAHDVENRIECLYNLLSYVNIDIDPVYLKTALGLQRSCLLTENKIRSLIYNALNPMHKEISQRSTATMYIIGGYYWHPLSEVHIWDPLTNVWIQGAEIPDYTRESYGVTCLGPNIYVTGGYRTDNIEALDTVWIYNSESDEWTEGLPMLNARYYHCAVTLGGCVYALGGYRKGAPAEEAEFYDPLKEKWIPIANMIKGVGNATACVLHEVIYVIGGHCGYRGSCTYDKVQSYNSDINEWSLITSSPHPEYGLCSVPFENKLYLVGGQTTITECYDPEQNEWREIAPMMERRMECGAVIMNGCIYVTGGYSYSKGTYLQSIEKYDPDLNKWEIVGNLPSAMRSHGCVCVYNV, encoded by the exons ATGGCTTTAAAAGGACAAGAGGATTATATTTACCTTTTCAAGGATTCAGCGCATCCAGTGGATTTTCTGGATGCATTCAGAACATTTTACTTGGATGGATTATTTACTGATATTACCCTTCAGTGTCCTTCAGGCATAATCTTCCATTGTCACCGAGCTGTTTTAGCTGCTTGTAGCAATTATTTTAAGGCAATGTTCACAGctgacatgaaagaaaaatttaaaaataaaataaagatctctGGCATTCACCATGATATTTTGGAAGGCCTTGTAAATTACGCATACACTTCCCAAATTGAAATAActaaaagaaatgttcaaagcCTGCTTGAAGCAGCAGATCTGCTACAGTTCCTTTCAGTAAAGAAAGCTTGTGAGCAGTTTTTGGTCAGGCACCTAGATATCGATAATTGTATTGGAATGCACTCCTTTGCAGAATTTCACGTGTGTCCAGAACTAGAGAAGGAATCGCGAAGAATTCTGTGTTCAAGGTTTAAGGAAGTATGGCAACAAGAAGAATTTCTGGAAATCAGCCTTGAAAAGTTTCTCTTTATCTTATCCAGAAAGAATCTCAGTGTTTGGAAAGAAGAAGCTATCATAGAGCCAGTTATTAAGTGGACTGCTCATGATGTAGAAAATCGAATTGAATGCCTATATAATCTGCTAAGCTATGTCAACATAGATATAGATCCAGTGTATTTAAAAACAGCTTTAGGCCTTCAAAGAAGCTGCCTCCTAACTGAAAATAAGATACGATCTCTAATATACAATGCTTTGAATCCCATGCATAAAGAGATTTCCCAGAGGTCCACTGCCACAATGTATATCATTGGAGGCTATTACTGGCATCCTTTATCAGAGGTTCACATATGGGATCCTTTGACAAATGTTTGGATTCAGGGAGCAGAAATACCAGATTATACTAGGGAGAGCTATGGTGTTACGTGTTTGGGACCCAACATTTACGTAACCGGGGGTTACAGGACGGATAACATAGAAGCTCTTGACACTGTGTGGATCTATAACAGTGAAAGTGATGAATGGACAGAAGGCTTGCCAATGCTCAATGCCAGGTATTACCACTGTGCAGTCACCTTGGGTGGCTGTGTCTATGCTTTAGGTGGTTACAGAAAGGGAGCTCCAGCAGAAGAGGCTGAGTTCTATGATCCATTAAAAGAGAAATGGATTCCTATTGCAAACATGATTAAAG GTGTGGGAAATGCTACTGCCTGTGTCTTACATGAAGTTATCTACGTGATTGGTGGCCACTGTGGCTACAGAGGAAGCTGCACCTATGACAAGGTCCAGAGTTACAATTCAGATATCAACGAATGGAGCCTCATCACTTCCAGTCCACATCCAG aataTGGATTGTGTTCAGTTCCATTTGAAAATAAGCTCTATCTGGTTGGTGGACAAACTACAATCACGGAATGCTATGACCCTGAACAAAATGAATGGAGAGAGATAGCGCCCATGATGGAGAGGAGGATGGAGTGTGGTGCCGTCATCATGAATGGATGTATTTATGTCACTGGAGGATATTCCTACTCGAAGGGAACATATCTTCAGAGCATTGAGAAATATGATCCAGATCTTAATAAGTGGGAAATAGTGGGTAACCTTCCAAGTGCCATGCGGTCCCAcggatgtgtttgtgtgtataacGTCTGA